From the Clostridiales bacterium FE2011 genome, one window contains:
- the rpmF gene encoding 50S ribosomal protein L32, producing the protein MALPKGKISKARKHSRRANWKLTLPGIGKCPQCGQMKLSHRVCKNCGYYNGVQVVVNKDEEKNA; encoded by the coding sequence ATGGCTCTTCCGAAGGGGAAAATCTCTAAGGCTCGCAAGCACAGCCGCCGCGCTAACTGGAAGCTCACACTGCCGGGAATCGGCAAGTGCCCGCAGTGCGGTCAGATGAAACTGTCTCATCGCGTGTGCAAGAATTGCGGTTATTATAACGGCGTCCAGGTCGTCGTCAATAAGGACGAAGAGAAGAACGCCTGA
- a CDS encoding DUF177 domain-containing protein: protein MKLDVSNALSHPGQEYLFSGLQAIADQEISGDTVRIDDCAVEGVFLSDEDGNISVRGKLKTIAHAHCANCLEDAQAEVENVFDEVFHRNGDQEDNEIFAYEGHEILLDKLVMSYAVMALPIRFLCREDCPGFEYRDPEAVPSEPGVQYPFAGLQQLLQDNEEV from the coding sequence ATGAAGCTTGACGTATCGAATGCTTTATCCCATCCCGGACAGGAGTACCTTTTCTCGGGTCTGCAGGCCATTGCGGATCAGGAGATCAGCGGTGACACCGTCAGGATTGACGACTGCGCCGTGGAAGGCGTGTTCCTGTCAGATGAAGACGGAAACATCTCGGTGAGAGGCAAGCTGAAGACCATTGCCCACGCTCACTGCGCCAATTGTCTTGAGGACGCACAGGCCGAAGTCGAAAACGTATTCGACGAGGTGTTCCACAGGAACGGCGATCAGGAGGATAACGAGATCTTTGCCTATGAAGGGCATGAGATCCTGCTGGACAAGCTGGTTATGTCATACGCCGTCATGGCTCTGCCGATCCGCTTTCTCTGCAGAGAGGATTGTCCGGGCTTTGAATACAGGGACCCGGAAGCAGTTCCTTCCGAACCGGGCGTTCAATATCCGTTCGCAGGACTGCAGCAATTGCTTCAAGACAATGAGGAGGTGTGA
- a CDS encoding acetate kinase, protein MKILVVNAGSSSLKYQLIDMDGEKELAKGLVERIGIEGSKLKHSAGDKKTEIAQEIPDHEAAAQLMLKILQDPEFGVIKSTDEIGAVGHRVLHGGSAFTASVIVNDAAKQAIRDCFPLGPLHNPANLMGIEACEKVMKGTPQVAVFDTAFHQTMPPKAYMYGVPKMYEEKLHVRRYGFHGTSHRYVSRRVCEFLGISPIGKKIIICHLGNGSSLSAVMDGKCQDTSMGLTPLEGLLMGTRCGSCDPAVVQFIANNPLNDDGTPVGHPISVDEVLTMMNKKSGLLGISGKSSDCRDIDDLASKGDPNAKLAQDMLIYGIKKYIGSYAAAMGGVDIIVFTAGIGENNADLRAQVIDGLEFMGAKIDTEKNKTRKEAVISADDSKVTVCVIPTNEEIMIARDTLDLVTTGKVRDN, encoded by the coding sequence ATGAAAATTCTGGTTGTGAACGCAGGTTCTTCTTCCCTGAAGTATCAGCTGATCGACATGGACGGCGAGAAGGAGCTGGCCAAGGGCCTGGTCGAACGTATCGGCATTGAGGGCAGCAAGCTGAAGCACAGCGCCGGTGACAAAAAGACTGAGATCGCACAGGAGATCCCGGACCATGAAGCCGCTGCACAGCTGATGCTCAAGATCCTGCAGGATCCGGAGTTCGGCGTGATCAAGAGCACTGATGAAATCGGTGCTGTCGGCCATCGGGTGCTGCACGGCGGCAGCGCGTTCACGGCCTCTGTTATTGTGAATGACGCCGCGAAACAGGCGATCCGTGACTGCTTCCCACTGGGACCGCTGCACAATCCTGCCAACCTGATGGGTATTGAAGCCTGCGAAAAGGTCATGAAGGGCACTCCCCAGGTGGCGGTGTTCGATACCGCTTTCCATCAGACCATGCCGCCCAAGGCTTATATGTACGGCGTGCCGAAAATGTATGAAGAGAAACTGCATGTGCGCCGTTACGGCTTCCATGGCACCAGCCATCGCTATGTGAGCCGCCGCGTATGCGAATTCCTGGGAATCAGCCCCATCGGCAAAAAGATCATCATCTGCCACCTGGGCAACGGTTCCAGCCTGAGCGCCGTGATGGACGGCAAGTGCCAGGATACCTCCATGGGCCTGACGCCCCTGGAAGGCCTTCTGATGGGCACCCGCTGCGGCAGCTGCGATCCCGCAGTTGTGCAGTTTATCGCCAACAATCCCCTGAACGATGACGGCACTCCCGTAGGCCATCCGATCAGCGTGGACGAAGTGCTGACCATGATGAACAAGAAGAGCGGTCTGCTGGGCATCAGCGGCAAGAGCAGCGACTGCCGGGATATTGACGACCTGGCAAGCAAGGGCGACCCGAACGCGAAGCTGGCCCAGGATATGCTGATCTACGGCATCAAGAAGTATATCGGTTCCTATGCAGCCGCCATGGGCGGTGTGGACATCATCGTGTTCACCGCCGGTATCGGCGAGAACAACGCCGACCTGCGTGCCCAGGTGATCGACGGCCTTGAATTCATGGGCGCCAAGATCGATACCGAGAAGAACAAGACCCGCAAGGAAGCGGTGATCTCCGCGGATGACAGCAAGGTTACGGTCTGCGTGATTCCCACAAATGAGGAAATCATGATTGCACGGGATACACTGGACCTGGTCACCACCGGGAAGGTCAGAGACAATTAA
- a CDS encoding nucleotidyltransferase family protein: MKILGVVAEYDPFHNGHLYHLTEAVRRVSPDLVFVVLSPCFKQRGELSLLSPLDRARLALEAGADAVFSLPVLWTVRDAEHYALGAVSLLSRLGVTDLAFGAETADVSLLLRAAGLLEDPSPAFSALLKEKLSSGAGYPAALSGAFSSVFPEAEGLLDSPNNILAVCYLRAALRLNLSLRPVIIPRSGSYHAAGIDPVSPSASAIRDSLLRGSYAAAFEAVPSYTADLLRRRFLEGRVPDGRILDAVLLSRLRAMSEEEYSLLPDLSEGMENAVRSAAAVSRTREELISALSGRRYPAARISRLCASVLLGITKNDTENTPLPDHALLLGLRKRPEMTALWKSLPVPVITSFTEWKKAASPSDLAAWRLWAQCSGLPDTLPFTEKLISI; this comes from the coding sequence ATGAAGATCCTCGGCGTCGTCGCGGAGTATGATCCTTTTCACAACGGACACCTGTATCATTTAACGGAAGCTGTCAGGCGCGTCTCGCCTGATCTGGTTTTTGTCGTCCTCTCCCCCTGTTTCAAGCAGCGCGGGGAGCTTTCCCTGCTGTCTCCGCTGGACCGTGCCCGCCTTGCGCTGGAAGCCGGTGCGGATGCTGTCTTCTCCCTTCCTGTTCTCTGGACGGTCCGGGATGCGGAGCACTACGCGCTGGGTGCTGTTTCCCTGCTTTCCCGGCTTGGGGTAACAGACCTGGCCTTCGGAGCTGAAACAGCGGATGTATCCCTGCTTCTCCGGGCTGCCGGCCTGCTGGAGGATCCCTCGCCCGCATTCAGTGCTTTGCTGAAAGAAAAGCTTTCTTCCGGTGCGGGCTATCCTGCTGCCCTCTCCGGCGCCTTCTCTTCTGTGTTTCCGGAAGCCGAAGGCCTGCTTGACAGTCCCAACAATATCCTGGCTGTCTGTTATCTCCGTGCAGCGCTGCGCCTGAATCTGTCGCTTCGGCCTGTGATCATCCCGCGGTCAGGCAGCTATCACGCTGCGGGAATCGATCCCGTTTCCCCGTCTGCGTCCGCCATTCGGGACAGTCTGCTTCGCGGAAGCTATGCCGCTGCGTTTGAAGCTGTTCCTTCATATACTGCAGACTTGCTGCGCCGCCGTTTCCTGGAAGGCCGCGTCCCTGACGGGCGCATCCTGGACGCTGTGCTGCTGTCCCGTCTTCGTGCCATGTCAGAGGAGGAATACAGTCTCCTTCCGGATCTCTCTGAGGGCATGGAAAACGCTGTGCGTTCAGCAGCCGCCGTTTCCCGTACCCGGGAGGAACTGATCTCTGCCCTGTCCGGCAGGCGTTATCCGGCAGCCCGCATCAGCCGCCTGTGCGCCTCTGTCCTGCTGGGCATTACGAAGAACGATACCGAAAACACGCCTCTTCCGGATCATGCATTGCTTCTTGGCTTACGGAAACGTCCGGAAATGACAGCCCTTTGGAAATCGCTTCCCGTTCCGGTAATCACTTCTTTTACCGAATGGAAGAAAGCGGCCTCTCCTTCAGATCTGGCTGCCTGGCGTCTCTGGGCCCAGTGTTCCGGTCTTCCTGATACCCTTCCATTCACCGAAAAGCTGATTTCCATATAA
- a CDS encoding NAD(P)/FAD-dependent oxidoreductase: MTDYDVLIIGAGPGGIFTAYELTEKAEKPMKVAVFELGRKLDRRKCPIDGDKVKSCIRCKTCSIMSGFGGAGAFSDGKYNITNDFGGSLHEHVGKKRALELMRYVDEINLKYGGEGTKLYSTANTAIRKTCLQNGLHLLDAQVRHLGTDINYVVLDNLYNDLKDKVDFFFEAPVASVKREGENYRVTMDDGKSYTASHCVISVGRSGSKWMEGVCREMGIPTKSNRVDIGVRVELPAQVFSHLTDELYESKIVYRTEKFEDLVRTFCMNPHGAVVSENTNGIVTVNGHSYEDPAKHTENTNFALLVSKHFSEPFKDSNGYGESIARLSNMLGGGVIVQRFGDLVRGRRSTPGRIADSFVTPTLAATPGDLSLVIPKRILDGIIEMIYALDKIAPGTANDDTLLYGVEVKFYNMEVQLDENLETAYPGLYVIGDGSGVTHSLSHASASGVHVARTILSSTK, from the coding sequence ATGACGGATTATGATGTGCTGATTATCGGGGCGGGCCCCGGAGGCATTTTTACAGCTTATGAGCTGACCGAAAAAGCAGAGAAGCCGATGAAGGTGGCTGTGTTTGAGCTGGGCAGAAAACTGGACAGACGCAAATGCCCCATTGACGGTGACAAGGTTAAGTCCTGCATCCGCTGCAAGACCTGCTCCATTATGAGCGGATTCGGCGGAGCGGGCGCTTTTTCTGACGGAAAATACAACATTACCAACGACTTCGGCGGCAGCCTGCATGAACATGTGGGGAAGAAACGCGCGCTGGAGCTGATGCGCTATGTGGATGAGATCAACCTGAAATACGGCGGAGAAGGAACCAAGCTATACTCCACCGCCAATACCGCTATCCGCAAAACCTGCCTGCAGAACGGGCTGCACCTGCTGGACGCACAGGTACGCCATCTGGGAACAGATATCAACTATGTGGTGCTGGATAACCTGTATAACGACCTGAAGGATAAGGTGGATTTCTTCTTTGAGGCACCGGTGGCCTCCGTGAAGCGGGAAGGTGAAAACTACCGCGTCACGATGGATGACGGGAAAAGCTATACGGCGTCTCATTGCGTTATCTCCGTCGGCCGGAGCGGCAGCAAATGGATGGAAGGCGTATGCCGGGAAATGGGAATTCCCACCAAGAGCAACCGGGTGGACATCGGCGTACGGGTGGAACTGCCTGCCCAGGTTTTCAGCCATCTGACAGATGAACTGTACGAGAGCAAAATTGTCTACCGGACAGAAAAGTTTGAAGACCTGGTGCGTACCTTCTGTATGAATCCTCACGGCGCGGTGGTCAGCGAAAACACCAACGGAATCGTGACGGTGAACGGACACAGCTATGAAGATCCGGCAAAGCACACGGAAAACACGAATTTCGCGCTGCTGGTGAGCAAGCATTTCTCTGAGCCGTTCAAGGATTCCAACGGCTACGGCGAATCCATCGCCCGGCTGAGCAATATGCTGGGCGGCGGTGTGATTGTGCAGCGCTTCGGCGACCTGGTCCGGGGACGGAGAAGCACCCCGGGACGTATTGCCGATTCCTTTGTGACGCCGACCCTGGCGGCGACACCGGGCGACCTGAGCCTGGTGATCCCGAAGAGGATCCTGGACGGCATCATCGAGATGATCTATGCCCTGGACAAGATCGCACCCGGCACTGCCAATGACGATACACTGCTCTATGGCGTTGAGGTCAAGTTCTACAACATGGAAGTGCAGCTGGATGAAAACCTTGAAACGGCCTATCCCGGCCTGTATGTGATCGGTGACGGCAGCGGAGTAACCCACAGCCTGTCGCATGCCAGCGCAAGCGGAGTGCATGTGGCCAGAACAATTTTGTCTTCGACAAAATAA
- a CDS encoding LCP family protein has translation MRKLLALIMILLLLPLPLAVAEESADLAVPTPTLSPEEWGKKKLPHERQPEHIEVVPMDELPPVVEGQHHYLLLCIDQWKRDPRPDNSKPPTLHGLRRDMYGNTDGIMLVTLDTRAHRIMLTSIIRDAIIRKIDSTEKEEKHGRINYVYNDNGPEALCQTISQHLGVRVEKYIMFTWRQLANIIDYMGGVQITLNTQSEIRKLQGVIWEGTVFDPNGNDLYNNGKHPTGVYTFKNPEGKVIDYHSDKIDKKTAGVSAVVYMRIRKDSSEGDLMRTQRARNVIQALSKKCKAMTWDEAQGLANNLLENNNKTNMNLNEIIEAAKYAYELRECTIEEMRIPHEDIARRPILFCEMLAQEINWPYCREAFQEYLQNSFLVADDEDDDDF, from the coding sequence ATGCGGAAACTTTTAGCACTGATTATGATCTTGCTGCTGCTCCCTCTTCCCCTGGCTGTGGCAGAAGAGTCAGCCGACCTTGCTGTTCCGACTCCTACGCTTTCGCCTGAAGAGTGGGGAAAAAAGAAACTTCCCCATGAGCGTCAGCCGGAGCATATCGAAGTAGTCCCCATGGATGAACTGCCCCCTGTTGTGGAAGGACAGCATCACTATCTTCTGCTGTGTATTGACCAGTGGAAGAGGGATCCCCGTCCGGACAACTCAAAGCCGCCGACCCTGCACGGCCTGCGTCGTGATATGTATGGCAATACAGACGGTATTATGCTCGTCACCCTGGATACGCGTGCGCACCGTATTATGCTGACCTCCATCATCCGGGATGCGATCATTCGTAAAATCGACTCCACGGAGAAGGAAGAAAAGCACGGCCGAATCAATTACGTTTACAATGATAATGGACCTGAAGCCCTGTGCCAGACAATCAGCCAGCACCTGGGCGTACGGGTCGAAAAATATATCATGTTCACGTGGAGACAGCTGGCCAATATCATCGACTATATGGGCGGCGTACAGATTACCCTGAACACGCAGAGCGAAATCAGGAAGCTACAGGGCGTAATCTGGGAAGGCACCGTGTTTGATCCGAACGGAAATGACCTGTACAACAACGGCAAGCATCCGACAGGGGTATATACTTTCAAAAACCCCGAAGGCAAGGTCATTGATTATCACTCCGATAAGATCGACAAAAAAACTGCCGGTGTTTCCGCGGTCGTCTACATGCGGATCCGGAAGGACAGCTCCGAAGGGGATCTGATGCGCACCCAGCGCGCCCGGAATGTCATACAGGCCCTGTCGAAAAAATGTAAAGCAATGACCTGGGATGAGGCACAGGGCCTGGCCAACAATCTTCTGGAAAACAACAACAAGACCAATATGAACCTGAACGAGATCATCGAAGCTGCCAAGTACGCTTACGAACTTCGTGAATGCACCATCGAAGAGATGCGGATCCCCCACGAGGATATAGCCCGTCGTCCGATCCTGTTCTGTGAGATGCTGGCGCAGGAAATCAACTGGCCTTACTGTCGGGAAGCTTTCCAGGAATACCTGCAGAACAGCTTCCTTGTCGCGGATGATGAGGACGATGATGACTTTTAA
- a CDS encoding zinc ribbon domain-containing protein — MKCPECGQWNRASMPHCIKCGAPLNIDGASKLQWKDTLKDSGPSTAYLRADEFGQVDSTPDARDQLAGEMQELKKRKHEGAERQRRLSKSTASRPEPEVVVTEDSAEYTRRVRRVEEPVTAIRVQPVSRNEKARREQSEIWNRVRFMDENGAFVESHTYDPVPAGGYGYSQGTGSWHLAGPLSKNMTPAPERKKGIMKILIMLLVVALLVTGGYFGYRYLASQDKPDYNKDAIITASLLDDLPAHTILIPGEEGTTIYVRELHASYVVMNGFATIEVADHTWYDNLEGALEETMDVTMTPFLKTASGKQTPLPLITYPITIPISPISLETPESLYKEVSTTMYSIKFTVRPDSRITINGDDYSDIVNDETGEVVYNATVQPIGVNPYVIKVRSRYCRENTINVTLYREKQEIPLDLAVGTIGSTDKNVMKVTATTLPGSEVHILSPYSDFDITELNTTGKFSFIAIFKEVGENTITITSSREGMKTSVVNHKVYYVPRPEEYTPKAWALTPEGYSELLNNIKVRAEKHQIYVVKGTVKDINNEKPLQVVINTSEDGKSQPVIVECPEQSKFRWEKGKYYRIYADVSGVYDNMPVLIARYSYLK, encoded by the coding sequence ATGAAATGTCCCGAATGCGGTCAATGGAACCGCGCATCCATGCCTCACTGTATAAAATGCGGCGCGCCGCTGAATATTGACGGAGCCTCAAAATTACAGTGGAAGGATACGCTGAAGGACAGCGGTCCTTCCACGGCGTATTTACGTGCCGATGAATTCGGCCAGGTGGATTCCACCCCTGACGCCCGTGATCAGCTTGCCGGTGAAATGCAGGAACTGAAAAAGCGCAAGCATGAAGGTGCCGAGCGTCAGCGCCGTCTGAGCAAAAGCACAGCCTCACGTCCTGAACCCGAAGTCGTTGTCACAGAGGATTCTGCGGAATATACCCGTCGGGTCCGCCGGGTTGAAGAGCCTGTGACCGCGATCCGGGTCCAGCCGGTTTCCCGCAATGAAAAAGCCCGCCGTGAACAGTCTGAAATCTGGAATCGGGTCCGTTTTATGGATGAAAACGGGGCTTTTGTGGAAAGCCACACCTATGATCCCGTTCCTGCCGGCGGATATGGCTACAGCCAGGGAACCGGATCCTGGCACCTGGCCGGGCCGCTGAGCAAAAACATGACCCCTGCTCCTGAAAGGAAAAAAGGAATCATGAAAATACTGATTATGCTGCTGGTTGTCGCCCTGCTGGTCACAGGCGGATACTTCGGATACCGGTACCTCGCCAGTCAGGACAAGCCTGATTATAACAAAGACGCCATCATTACCGCTTCGCTGCTTGATGACCTGCCTGCCCACACAATCCTGATCCCGGGCGAGGAGGGCACCACCATTTATGTCCGTGAGCTGCACGCCAGCTATGTTGTCATGAATGGCTTTGCAACCATCGAGGTGGCGGACCATACCTGGTACGACAACCTGGAAGGTGCCCTGGAGGAGACCATGGACGTCACCATGACGCCTTTCCTGAAAACAGCATCCGGCAAACAGACGCCGCTGCCGCTGATCACCTACCCGATCACCATTCCCATCAGTCCGATTTCCCTGGAAACACCGGAGAGCCTGTACAAAGAAGTTTCCACTACCATGTACTCCATCAAGTTCACGGTCCGGCCCGATTCCCGCATCACAATCAATGGTGATGATTATTCAGACATCGTCAATGATGAAACCGGTGAAGTGGTATACAATGCCACGGTACAGCCCATCGGCGTCAATCCCTATGTCATTAAGGTCCGCTCCCGTTACTGCCGTGAAAACACAATCAATGTGACCCTCTACCGCGAAAAGCAGGAAATCCCGCTTGACCTGGCCGTCGGCACAATCGGCAGCACGGACAAGAATGTGATGAAGGTTACTGCAACCACGCTGCCCGGCTCCGAGGTTCATATTCTTTCACCCTATTCTGACTTCGATATCACTGAGCTGAACACCACCGGAAAGTTCTCCTTCATTGCTATTTTCAAAGAGGTAGGCGAAAACACCATCACCATCACCTCTTCGCGCGAAGGTATGAAAACCTCCGTTGTCAACCACAAGGTGTATTATGTCCCCCGGCCGGAGGAATATACTCCGAAAGCCTGGGCGCTCACTCCTGAAGGCTATTCCGAACTGCTCAACAACATCAAGGTCCGGGCTGAAAAGCACCAGATCTATGTGGTCAAGGGAACAGTCAAGGATATCAACAACGAGAAACCGCTGCAGGTCGTAATCAACACCAGCGAGGATGGAAAATCCCAGCCGGTGATTGTGGAATGCCCGGAGCAGTCCAAGTTCCGCTGGGAAAAGGGAAAATATTACCGGATTTATGCGGATGTATCCGGTGTGTATGACAACATGCCCGTGCTGATTGCCCGTTACAGCTATCTTAAATAA
- a CDS encoding branched-chain amino acid aminotransferase, translated as MLDIKVTLSQNLKQKPADESALGFGRIFTDHMFLMDYEQGVGWNNARIVPYADFSLDPAAMVLHYGQAIFEGTKCYRRADGGLQLFRPQANLARMTRSAERMGMPALDEETALEGLKQLVRIEEAWVPHRDGTSLYIRPTMISMDVGLGVHASKKYLFYIILSPVGAYYKEGLKPVSIYVEDAYVRAVRGGVGFTKCAGNYAASILAGDVAEKKGFSQVLWLDGVEQKYVEEVGSMNMMFAYGNKIVTPKLNGSILPGITRDSVLTLARSMGYEAEEERLDINEIFADAKSGKLTEAFGTGTAAVISPVGTLAMKDEKITIGDGGIGKVAQSLYDTLTGIQYGRLEDKFGWIIKL; from the coding sequence ATGCTGGACATCAAAGTAACGCTTTCACAGAATCTCAAACAGAAACCCGCGGACGAGTCTGCCCTCGGTTTCGGCCGGATTTTTACCGACCATATGTTCCTGATGGACTATGAACAGGGTGTCGGCTGGAACAACGCCCGCATCGTACCCTACGCTGATTTTTCGCTGGATCCTGCCGCCATGGTTCTCCATTACGGCCAGGCCATTTTTGAAGGAACCAAATGCTATCGTCGTGCTGACGGCGGTCTGCAGCTCTTCCGTCCCCAGGCCAACCTCGCCCGCATGACCCGCAGCGCAGAGCGCATGGGCATGCCCGCCCTGGATGAGGAAACCGCCCTGGAAGGCCTGAAGCAGCTGGTTCGTATTGAGGAAGCCTGGGTTCCGCACCGGGACGGCACTTCCCTCTACATTCGCCCCACCATGATCTCCATGGATGTCGGCCTGGGTGTGCATGCTTCCAAAAAGTATCTGTTCTATATCATCCTCAGCCCCGTGGGTGCCTACTATAAAGAGGGTCTGAAGCCCGTCAGCATCTATGTTGAGGATGCTTACGTGCGTGCGGTTCGCGGCGGCGTTGGCTTTACCAAATGCGCCGGCAACTACGCGGCCTCCATTCTCGCCGGTGACGTTGCCGAGAAGAAGGGTTTCTCCCAGGTGCTGTGGCTGGACGGTGTGGAGCAGAAGTACGTTGAGGAAGTCGGCTCCATGAACATGATGTTCGCCTACGGCAACAAGATTGTCACCCCCAAACTGAACGGCTCCATCCTCCCCGGCATCACCCGTGACAGCGTGCTGACGCTTGCCCGCTCCATGGGTTATGAAGCCGAGGAAGAACGCCTGGATATCAATGAAATCTTTGCTGACGCTAAATCCGGCAAGCTGACTGAAGCCTTCGGCACCGGCACTGCCGCGGTCATCAGCCCCGTTGGCACCCTGGCCATGAAGGATGAAAAGATCACCATCGGTGACGGCGGAATCGGTAAGGTCGCCCAGAGCCTGTATGATACACTTACCGGGATCCAGTACGGCCGTCTGGAAGACAAATTCGGCTGGATCATCAAACTGTAA
- a CDS encoding RluA family pseudouridine synthase: MPLKEIIIPRDAVGQRVADYLRSALPDLPESVLRRIFASRDVKLDSIRVSRDQRLQEGQCLKIYIPDASAGSSSAAPSLSVVYEDDDVLLVNKRAGISVEPDARGGVTLTDLCLEYVRRNNPDAFPPAACHRLDNKTCGLCLFAKNQQALDILQDVFRSRKLEKYYVCLVRGIMKPPEAVCHAWLVKDALHARVRITDHQEPGAKPVTTGYETLESGPVSRLRVHLITGRTHQIRAHLAALGHPLLGDDLYGDRDFNRREKARSLKLCAVSLTIDTDGRLPALDGKTFTIYPPF; this comes from the coding sequence ATGCCGCTGAAAGAAATAATCATCCCCAGGGACGCTGTCGGACAGCGTGTAGCGGACTATCTTCGTTCCGCGCTCCCGGATCTTCCGGAGAGTGTGCTTCGGCGTATCTTTGCTTCCCGGGATGTAAAGCTTGACAGTATCCGGGTTTCCCGTGATCAGCGGCTGCAGGAAGGGCAGTGCCTGAAAATCTATATACCTGACGCTTCAGCCGGCAGTTCTTCTGCCGCCCCCTCCCTGTCTGTTGTATATGAGGATGACGACGTGCTTCTGGTGAACAAGCGTGCCGGCATCAGTGTGGAGCCGGATGCCCGCGGCGGTGTCACCCTGACGGATCTGTGCCTGGAATATGTCCGCCGGAACAACCCGGACGCTTTCCCTCCTGCTGCCTGTCACCGTCTGGACAATAAAACCTGCGGATTGTGTCTTTTTGCGAAAAACCAGCAGGCGCTTGATATCCTGCAGGACGTATTCCGCAGCCGCAAACTGGAAAAATATTATGTCTGTCTCGTTCGGGGAATCATGAAACCTCCGGAGGCCGTTTGTCACGCCTGGCTTGTAAAGGATGCGCTTCATGCCCGGGTACGTATCACGGATCATCAGGAACCGGGGGCGAAGCCTGTCACCACTGGTTATGAAACGCTGGAAAGCGGTCCTGTTTCCCGTCTCCGCGTGCATCTGATTACCGGCCGCACCCATCAGATCAGGGCTCACCTGGCTGCCCTGGGACATCCGCTGCTGGGTGACGATCTTTACGGGGACCGCGATTTCAATCGCCGGGAAAAAGCCCGCAGCCTGAAACTCTGTGCTGTCTCTCTCACCATTGACACCGATGGCCGTCTTCCCGCCCTCGACGGCAAAACTTTCACCATCTACCCGCCGTTTTAA
- a CDS encoding glycoside hydrolase family 27 protein has translation MNTMLASLPPLGWNSWNTFGEHISDALIREMADFMVDQGWLAAGYNYLVIDDCWSLRDRDENGLLVPDPEKFPHGMKDLADYVHSKGLKFGMYSCAGVMTCAGYPSSYDHEFVDAQTFASWGVDFLKYDFCNFPESGDCRNRYQTMAMALKASGRDILFSACNWGRHDPWKWMRSRGAHMYRSTGDIMDNYVSFTDIFKSQLENLCMSGTDCFNDMDMLTVGMCGKGNVGFGKVCTYEEYRMQFALWCLCGVPLMMGADLRSLKPEYVALMQNKDLLRIDQDEECRPPFLIRRGSVITSNPEPKEGEFPWRELPDSSFTLFRHLSGGEFALAFVNLSEAETCMHCELVDLGLPVSSGFALEVRDAFTGEALGRKSDYFNPTVPGHDMKLYLCSLVPARG, from the coding sequence GTGAATACCATGCTTGCTTCTCTTCCCCCTCTCGGATGGAATTCCTGGAATACTTTTGGTGAGCATATCAGCGACGCACTGATCCGTGAAATGGCCGATTTTATGGTGGATCAGGGCTGGCTGGCTGCCGGTTATAACTATCTGGTCATCGATGACTGCTGGTCCCTCCGTGATCGGGATGAAAACGGCCTGCTTGTTCCTGATCCGGAGAAATTCCCTCATGGGATGAAGGATCTGGCGGATTATGTTCATAGCAAAGGGCTTAAATTCGGAATGTATTCCTGCGCAGGTGTCATGACCTGTGCCGGCTACCCTTCCAGCTATGATCACGAATTCGTGGATGCGCAGACCTTTGCATCCTGGGGCGTGGACTTCCTGAAATACGATTTCTGCAATTTCCCGGAATCCGGGGACTGCCGCAACCGTTATCAGACCATGGCCATGGCGCTGAAAGCCTCCGGCCGGGATATTCTTTTCTCCGCCTGTAACTGGGGACGTCATGATCCCTGGAAATGGATGCGCAGCCGGGGTGCCCATATGTACCGTTCCACCGGGGATATCATGGATAATTATGTTTCTTTCACTGATATCTTCAAATCCCAGCTGGAAAACCTCTGCATGAGCGGTACAGACTGCTTCAATGATATGGACATGCTCACTGTGGGAATGTGCGGCAAAGGCAACGTCGGTTTTGGCAAGGTATGCACCTATGAAGAATACCGTATGCAGTTTGCCCTATGGTGCCTCTGCGGCGTCCCCCTGATGATGGGTGCGGATCTCCGTTCCCTGAAGCCGGAATACGTTGCGCTCATGCAGAATAAAGACCTTCTCCGGATTGACCAGGATGAAGAATGCCGGCCTCCCTTCCTGATCCGCCGCGGTTCTGTCATTACGTCCAATCCGGAGCCGAAGGAAGGTGAATTCCCCTGGCGTGAACTTCCGGATTCATCTTTCACTCTGTTCCGTCACCTGTCCGGAGGCGAATTTGCCCTCGCCTTCGTCAACCTTTCCGAAGCGGAAACCTGCATGCATTGCGAACTCGTTGACCTGGGGCTGCCTGTTTCCTCCGGCTTCGCTCTGGAAGTCCGTGATGCCTTTACCGGAGAAGCTCTTGGCAGGAAGTCTGATTACTTCAATCCCACAGTTCCCGGCCATGATATGAAGCTCTATCTTTGCTCCCTGGTGCCTGCCCGTGGCTGA